From a region of the Dickeya poaceiphila genome:
- a CDS encoding IS256 family transposase — protein sequence MSQPFDFDKALKALQSGQALTGKDGILTPLIKQLTEAALSAELDSHLAQDVEANRKNGSGKKTIKAPTGSFELATPRDRNGTFEPQLVKKHQTTLSDEIEHKIIRLFALGMSYQDISREIEDLYAFSVSTATISAVTDKVIPELKQWQQRPLEQVYPFVWLDAIHYKIREDGRYQSKAVYTVLALNLEGKKEVLGLYLSESEGANFWLSVLSDLQNRGVKDILIACVDGLTGFPEAINSIYPQTEVQLCVIHQIRNSIKYVASKHHKAFMTDLKPVYRAVSKEAAEMALDELEAKWGLQYPVVLQSWRRKWDNLSAYFRYPANIRKVIYTTNAIESVHRQFRKLTKTKGAFPNENSLLKLLYLGLMNAQEKWTMPIQSWNLTLSQLAIYFEGRLNNVMTL from the coding sequence ATGTCCCAGCCCTTCGATTTCGATAAAGCGCTTAAAGCCCTCCAGTCCGGTCAGGCATTAACGGGCAAAGATGGTATCTTAACGCCTTTAATCAAACAGTTAACGGAAGCTGCCCTCTCTGCGGAACTGGACTCTCATCTGGCTCAGGACGTTGAAGCTAACCGTAAAAATGGCTCCGGCAAAAAGACCATTAAAGCCCCGACGGGCAGCTTCGAACTGGCGACTCCGCGCGATCGTAATGGCACTTTTGAACCCCAGTTGGTGAAAAAGCATCAGACCACGTTATCCGACGAGATCGAACACAAGATCATTCGCCTGTTTGCACTGGGGATGAGCTATCAGGACATTAGCCGGGAGATCGAAGATTTATATGCCTTCAGCGTGTCCACTGCCACCATCAGTGCAGTAACCGATAAAGTCATCCCTGAACTAAAACAGTGGCAACAGCGCCCGCTGGAGCAGGTTTATCCCTTCGTCTGGCTGGACGCTATTCACTATAAAATTCGGGAAGATGGCCGCTATCAGAGCAAAGCGGTTTACACCGTGCTGGCCCTGAATCTGGAAGGTAAAAAGGAAGTTCTGGGCCTGTATCTGTCAGAAAGTGAGGGGGCTAACTTCTGGCTGTCGGTATTAAGCGACCTGCAAAATCGCGGTGTTAAAGACATTCTGATTGCCTGCGTGGACGGGCTGACCGGCTTCCCAGAGGCAATAAACAGCATTTATCCGCAGACGGAAGTGCAGTTGTGCGTCATTCATCAGATACGCAATTCGATTAAATATGTGGCCTCAAAGCACCATAAAGCCTTCATGACCGACCTGAAGCCAGTCTACCGTGCAGTGTCAAAAGAAGCGGCCGAAATGGCACTGGATGAGCTGGAAGCGAAATGGGGGTTGCAGTATCCGGTGGTGCTCCAGTCGTGGCGACGCAAGTGGGACAATCTGTCAGCGTACTTCCGCTATCCGGCAAATATCCGCAAAGTCATTTACACCACAAATGCTATCGAATCGGTGCACAGACAGTTCAGGAAGCTGACCAAAACCAAAGGTGCTTTCCCGAATGAAAACAGTCTGTTGAAGCTGCTTTATCTGGGGCTGATGAACGCACAGGAAAAATGGACAATGCCCATCCAGAGCTGGAATTTGACATTGTCACAGTTGGCCATTTATTTTGAAGGGCGACTAAATAACGTGATGACGCTGTAG
- a CDS encoding efflux transporter outer membrane subunit: MSNSDLFSAHTDAMGIALRRALFPILRATFLTTAVASFITGCASGPDYHAPALPQTAAGPFVSKSDHTDTAHSLPSEWWKLYDDPILNNLVLEALSANTDLRVALANLERAQAVYKEAQSGLLPSTNVSGGAGYGRDQTTWTGAGQAPTQWSYSGGLNVSYELDLFGRVRRDIEAAQADTDAVAADYDAAKVIVVAATTRAYIDACAYGESINVAHLSVELARHSLDLISNQAHAGAASNLDVERAGVTLAQAEASLPPLQSQRDTALFELAALMGRTPSQVPVSARDCTRAPEIAGVLPVGDGTALLRRRPDVRQAERQLAGDTARIGVAVADLYPRVSLGASGNYLRNDYLTGNRTWSFSVGPLISWSFPNMMVARSHLAQAKAQTAASLAHFDGTVLNALKESEQALSAYRAAIQQRESLVDARNRAENAFRLAQQQYRVGSISYLDVIVAQKNLIETKSQVAAADQQVGSARVSVFKALGGGWEQGSIQ, from the coding sequence ATGTCGAACTCTGATCTGTTTTCTGCCCACACCGACGCCATGGGCATCGCTCTGCGTCGGGCCTTGTTTCCCATTTTGCGTGCTACTTTCCTGACCACTGCCGTCGCCAGCTTTATCACCGGTTGCGCCAGTGGCCCCGATTACCATGCGCCTGCTTTACCTCAAACCGCAGCAGGTCCTTTTGTCAGCAAGTCGGACCATACGGATACGGCGCACTCTCTGCCATCTGAGTGGTGGAAATTGTACGATGACCCCATTCTCAACAATCTGGTGCTGGAAGCACTGTCTGCCAATACCGATCTGCGTGTTGCTCTGGCTAACCTTGAACGTGCGCAGGCTGTTTACAAGGAGGCACAAAGTGGCTTGCTTCCATCGACTAACGTATCGGGCGGAGCAGGTTACGGGCGTGACCAGACCACATGGACGGGGGCCGGGCAGGCACCTACCCAGTGGAGTTACAGCGGTGGACTTAACGTCTCTTATGAACTGGATCTGTTTGGCCGGGTGAGACGTGATATTGAAGCTGCACAGGCTGACACTGATGCTGTCGCTGCTGACTACGATGCAGCGAAAGTGATTGTGGTCGCTGCAACGACACGGGCCTACATCGATGCCTGCGCCTATGGTGAATCCATCAATGTCGCGCATTTGTCCGTTGAACTGGCCCGACACAGCCTGGATCTCATCAGCAATCAGGCGCACGCCGGTGCGGCATCAAATCTGGATGTGGAGCGGGCCGGTGTGACGCTGGCTCAGGCCGAGGCCTCTCTACCGCCGTTACAGAGCCAGCGGGATACCGCGTTGTTCGAGTTGGCTGCATTAATGGGCCGCACGCCATCGCAGGTGCCGGTTTCTGCACGTGACTGCACCAGAGCGCCGGAGATCGCGGGAGTGCTACCGGTCGGTGACGGCACCGCATTGCTGCGTCGTCGCCCTGATGTGCGGCAGGCCGAACGCCAGTTAGCTGGCGATACTGCACGCATCGGCGTGGCAGTGGCTGACCTTTACCCAAGGGTTTCACTGGGTGCTTCAGGAAACTACCTGCGTAATGACTATCTGACAGGCAATCGCACCTGGTCTTTCTCAGTCGGTCCGCTGATTTCCTGGTCATTCCCGAACATGATGGTGGCGCGTAGCCATCTTGCTCAGGCGAAGGCACAAACCGCAGCATCGCTGGCTCACTTTGATGGCACCGTACTGAATGCGCTGAAAGAGTCTGAGCAAGCATTGAGCGCCTATCGTGCAGCGATACAGCAGCGTGAGTCGTTGGTTGATGCGCGTAATCGTGCAGAGAACGCCTTCCGGTTAGCTCAGCAGCAGTACCGTGTTGGATCGATCAGTTACCTTGATGTGATCGTCGCGCAGAAAAACCTGATAGAGACGAAATCACAGGTGGCCGCAGCTGACCAACAGGTCGGTTCCGCGAGGGTTAGCGTATTCAAGGCGCTGGGTGGCGGATGGGAGCAGGGCAGTATCCAGTAA
- a CDS encoding AraC family transcriptional regulator: MSRQPSLDSVAPFDVDSIPRPVVSLSASMVSKGWEQEKHQHRKAQLIYSVRGVLNCEVEDGVWIVPPHCAVWIPGNLPHSARGSGDTECYCLFVEPEAAPALPKICCTISVGPLLRELLLKVAGFPQLYLTDGPEGRLIATLLDELSAAPVEDLHLPMPRDRRLRRLAEMLLADPTDKSSLGEWANRIGMSERSMSRLLVHEIGMSFGRWRRQLHVILSLQRLSRGESVQTVALELGYENASGFVTMFRKAVGKPPARYLFERTASSAGSESTSVPDMIRLD, encoded by the coding sequence ATGTCACGCCAACCCTCACTGGATTCTGTTGCTCCCTTCGATGTTGATAGCATCCCCCGGCCCGTAGTCTCTTTGAGCGCATCCATGGTGTCCAAAGGTTGGGAACAGGAGAAGCACCAGCATCGCAAAGCACAATTAATCTACTCGGTGAGAGGTGTGCTCAACTGCGAGGTGGAAGATGGGGTGTGGATTGTCCCGCCACATTGTGCGGTATGGATCCCAGGTAATTTACCGCATTCCGCCCGTGGTTCCGGCGATACTGAATGCTACTGCTTATTTGTCGAACCAGAGGCTGCGCCAGCGCTTCCGAAAATCTGTTGCACGATTTCAGTAGGACCACTTTTGCGCGAACTACTCCTGAAGGTCGCCGGTTTCCCCCAGCTATACCTGACCGATGGTCCTGAAGGCAGGTTGATAGCAACGCTGCTGGATGAATTGTCTGCGGCCCCTGTAGAAGACCTGCATTTGCCAATGCCTCGTGATCGCAGGCTGCGGCGGCTTGCAGAAATGCTGCTGGCCGACCCGACAGACAAATCGTCTTTAGGCGAATGGGCGAATCGTATTGGTATGAGCGAAAGAAGCATGAGCCGACTGCTTGTGCACGAAATTGGCATGAGTTTTGGCCGCTGGCGTCGGCAGTTGCACGTCATCCTTTCACTTCAGCGTCTATCAAGAGGGGAAAGCGTACAAACGGTGGCACTGGAGCTTGGCTATGAGAACGCCAGCGGATTTGTCACCATGTTCCGAAAGGCTGTCGGTAAGCCACCAGCACGTTACCTTTTCGAACGAACAGCGAGCTCAGCTGGAAGTGAATCAACCAGTGTGCCTGACATGATTCGTTTGGATTAA